From Desulfobacterales bacterium, the proteins below share one genomic window:
- the can gene encoding carbonate dehydratase: MRILNNLFEQNKKWAAKVKETDPDFFLNLARQQNPEYLWIGCSDSRVPANQIVDMLPGRIFVHRNIANLVVHTDLNCLSVIQYAVEVLKVKHIIVCGHYGCGGIQAAMGNKEHGLIDNWLQTIKDVYRRHRAGIEALGTEREKIDLLCELNVIEQVANICRTTVVRGAWKSGQELAVHGWIYGIEDGILKDLDVCITSLDEISRVEQIK; the protein is encoded by the coding sequence ATGCGAATCCTGAACAACCTTTTTGAGCAGAACAAGAAATGGGCGGCAAAGGTAAAAGAGACTGATCCTGATTTTTTCTTGAACCTTGCCAGACAACAGAACCCTGAATACCTGTGGATCGGCTGTTCGGACAGCCGGGTGCCGGCCAACCAGATTGTTGACATGCTGCCGGGCCGGATATTCGTCCACCGGAATATTGCCAATCTGGTGGTCCATACGGATCTGAACTGCCTGTCGGTTATTCAATACGCGGTTGAGGTCTTAAAAGTAAAACATATCATTGTCTGCGGCCATTACGGTTGCGGCGGCATTCAGGCGGCCATGGGGAACAAGGAGCACGGGTTGATCGACAACTGGCTCCAGACCATCAAAGACGTGTATCGCCGGCACCGGGCCGGAATCGAGGCGCTTGGAACCGAAAGAGAAAAAATTGATTTACTCTGTGAACTCAATGTGATTGAACAGGTCGCCAATATATGCCGGACAACAGTTGTCCGGGGTGCCTGGAAGTCAGGCCAGGAACTGGCGGTTCATGGCTGGATCTACGGCATTGAAGACGGGATATTAAAAGATCTGGATGTCTGCATCACCAGCCTGGATGAAATCTCCCGGGTTGAGCAGATAAAATAG
- a CDS encoding cation:proton antiporter encodes MEIPLLNDIVIIFGLAVAVLFICHRLHVPAVVGFLLTGIFVGPYGFGLVKAVHEVEMFAEVGIVLLLFTIGIEFSLERLLQIRKSVLLGGSIQVLLTFGATFFIASRLFGQAFGEAVFLGFLVSLSSTAIVLKLIQERAEVDSPQGRTTLGILIFQDIIIVPMILITPLLAGATGNLGESVLVLLAKGLGIIGLVFVSAKWIVPRLLYQIARTRSQELFILSIVVICLAVAWTTASAGLSLALGAFLAGLIISESEYSHQALGNILPFRDVFTSLFFVSIGMLLDVGFLFRQPGTIALIALGILLLKSIIACFATVLLGFPLRIAILVGLALGQVGEFSFILSRTGVEHGLLAGDTYQMFLAFSVLSMAATPFIITLAPRAADVILRLPLPQRLVAGFYPVPEIKAETKKDHLIIIGFGVNGRNVARAARLSGIPYAVIEMNPETVRDEQAQGEPICYGDSTQEVVLEHANIRDARIVVTAINDPATTRRITEIIRRLNPRVHLIVRSRYLQEMKPLYELGADEVIPEEFETSVEIFTRVLAKYLVPRDEIERLVAEIRSDGYEMFRSLSNESSALSDLSLQLPDIEISTLRVVEGSPLVGKSLAETELRKKYGVTVLAIRRNSKILSNPEVNMPFYDNDLLFVLGPPDRVAEVAGLSQNPETGDPG; translated from the coding sequence ATGGAAATACCGCTGCTGAACGACATCGTCATTATCTTCGGACTGGCTGTTGCGGTTCTCTTTATCTGCCATCGACTTCATGTGCCGGCGGTGGTGGGATTCCTCCTCACCGGGATATTCGTCGGGCCTTACGGGTTCGGGCTGGTAAAGGCGGTCCACGAAGTCGAGATGTTTGCCGAGGTCGGGATTGTTTTATTACTTTTCACCATTGGCATCGAGTTCTCGCTGGAAAGGCTGCTGCAGATCAGGAAGTCCGTCCTGCTGGGCGGGTCGATCCAGGTGTTGCTCACCTTTGGGGCCACCTTTTTTATCGCCAGCCGGTTGTTCGGCCAGGCCTTTGGCGAGGCGGTCTTTCTCGGTTTTCTGGTGTCCTTGAGCAGCACGGCGATTGTCCTCAAACTGATCCAGGAAAGGGCTGAAGTCGACAGTCCCCAGGGGCGCACCACCCTCGGCATCCTGATCTTCCAGGACATTATCATCGTGCCGATGATCCTGATCACCCCGCTGCTGGCCGGGGCAACCGGGAATCTGGGCGAATCCGTGCTTGTTCTTCTTGCCAAGGGGCTTGGAATCATCGGCCTGGTCTTTGTCAGCGCGAAATGGATCGTGCCCCGGTTATTGTATCAAATCGCCCGAACCCGGAGCCAGGAACTCTTCATTCTGAGCATTGTGGTAATTTGTCTGGCAGTTGCGTGGACAACCGCCAGCGCGGGACTTTCCCTGGCCCTGGGCGCTTTCCTGGCCGGCCTGATCATTTCCGAATCCGAGTACAGCCATCAGGCGCTCGGCAATATCCTGCCCTTCCGGGATGTCTTCACCAGCCTCTTTTTTGTTTCCATCGGCATGCTGCTGGACGTGGGCTTCCTTTTCCGGCAACCGGGAACCATTGCCTTGATCGCCCTGGGAATTCTGCTTTTAAAATCCATCATTGCCTGTTTCGCAACGGTTTTGTTGGGATTCCCGCTTCGCATTGCAATTCTGGTCGGTCTTGCCCTCGGCCAGGTTGGTGAATTCTCTTTCATTCTATCCAGGACCGGGGTTGAACATGGCTTGCTTGCCGGGGATACCTATCAGATGTTTCTGGCCTTTTCCGTGCTCAGCATGGCGGCAACACCGTTCATCATAACCCTGGCGCCACGCGCGGCCGATGTTATCCTGCGGTTGCCGCTGCCGCAGAGGTTGGTAGCGGGTTTTTATCCTGTTCCGGAGATAAAGGCTGAGACCAAAAAAGACCACCTGATCATAATCGGCTTCGGGGTCAACGGCAGAAACGTGGCCCGGGCCGCGCGCCTGTCAGGTATCCCCTATGCAGTCATTGAAATGAACCCTGAAACCGTGCGGGACGAACAGGCACAAGGGGAGCCGATTTGTTATGGCGATTCAACCCAGGAGGTGGTGCTTGAGCACGCAAACATCAGGGATGCGAGAATCGTTGTAACCGCGATCAATGATCCGGCAACGACCCGCAGGATCACCGAGATCATCCGGAGACTCAATCCCAGGGTTCATTTGATTGTACGGAGCCGTTATCTCCAGGAGATGAAGCCCCTGTATGAACTGGGAGCCGACGAGGTGATTCCGGAGGAGTTTGAGACCTCGGTGGAGATTTTCACCCGGGTTCTGGCCAAATACCTTGTCCCACGGGATGAGATCGAAAGGCTTGTCGCTGAAATACGGTCGGACGGTTACGAAATGTTCCGCAGCCTTTCCAATGAGTCGTCGGCTCTTTCCGACCTGAGCCTTCAACTTCCCGATATTGAAATCAGTACGTTGCGGGTTGTTGAAGGATCACCCCTGGTCGGCAAAAGTCTGGCTGAAACCGAGTTGAGAAAGAAGTATGGGGTTACCGTGCTGGCAATCCGGCGAAACTCGAAAATATTATCCAACCCGGAGGTGAACATGCCCTTTTATGACAATGATCTGCTTTTTGTCCTTGGACCGCCGGACCGGGTTGCCGAGGTCGCTGGTTTATCCCAGAACCCGGAAACAGGGGACCCTGGTTAA